In Flavobacterium sp., a single window of DNA contains:
- a CDS encoding radical SAM protein, with product MKTKLFIITPPFTQLNTPYPATAYIKGFLNTKNIESVQADLGIDVILELFSKKGLTDLFQSINQQPETDNCKRIFALQDEYIKTIDPVIQFLQGKNPTLALQICQEDFLPEASRFAQLEELDWAFGTMGTQDKAKHLATLYLEDISDFIVECVDENFGFSRYAERLVRSANSFDELYNALQQELTYIDLILISILKEKIEAVKPTLFLISVPFPGNLYSAFRSAQWVKQNHPEIKISMGGGFPNTELRSLSDKRVFEFFDFITLDDGEVPIEELVENLSSRAESRDEKHFKRTFLLENGEVVYKNNSLKHDYKQSQVGTPDYSDLPLDKYISVIEIVNPMHRMWSDGRWNKLTMAHGCYWGKCTFCDISLDYIKVYEPVAASLLCDRMEELIEQTGQNGFHFVDEAAPPALMRALALEILKRKLAVTWWTNIRFEKSFSKDLCLLLKASGCIAVSGGLEVASDRLLKLIDKGVTVEQVAKVTRNFTEAGIMVHAYLMYGYPTQTIQETVDSLEMVRQLFEAGVLQSGFWHQFALTAHSPVGLYPEQFGVTKKTELIGTFANNDIEYTDSTGINHDKFSFGLKKSLFNFMHGICFDYELQDWFDFKIPKTKIHPDFIFNALEEQNDFSTKPNAKVVWLGGKPSVEIFTKSKKGRSWEMMSLTFHDKKESFTIQTSKEEGEWLIDILSKISISNTKNYTFQEVKNDFENQASLEDFELFWYSKPINTLREFGLLVL from the coding sequence TTGAAAACGAAACTTTTTATAATTACACCACCTTTTACGCAGCTGAATACACCGTATCCGGCAACGGCGTATATAAAAGGTTTTCTAAATACAAAAAATATAGAATCAGTTCAGGCTGATTTGGGAATTGATGTGATTTTAGAATTGTTTTCAAAGAAAGGCTTGACTGATTTATTTCAATCTATCAACCAACAACCAGAAACTGACAACTGTAAAAGAATTTTTGCTTTGCAGGATGAATATATTAAAACAATTGATCCTGTTATTCAGTTTTTGCAAGGGAAAAATCCAACATTGGCATTGCAGATTTGTCAGGAAGATTTTCTGCCCGAAGCTTCTCGTTTTGCACAGTTGGAAGAACTTGATTGGGCTTTCGGAACCATGGGAACTCAGGATAAAGCAAAACATTTAGCAACTTTATATCTCGAAGATATTTCGGATTTTATTGTAGAATGTGTCGATGAAAATTTTGGCTTTAGCCGATATGCCGAACGTTTAGTCCGAAGCGCCAATTCTTTTGATGAATTATACAACGCTTTACAGCAAGAGCTAACTTATATCGATTTGATTTTAATCTCTATTTTAAAAGAAAAAATCGAGGCTGTAAAACCAACATTATTCTTAATCTCTGTTCCCTTTCCGGGGAATTTATACAGTGCTTTCAGATCTGCGCAATGGGTAAAACAAAACCATCCCGAAATTAAAATTTCAATGGGCGGTGGTTTCCCGAATACCGAATTGCGTTCACTTTCAGATAAACGAGTTTTTGAATTTTTTGATTTTATTACTTTAGATGATGGAGAAGTTCCTATTGAAGAACTGGTTGAAAATTTGTCATCCCGAGCCGAGTCGAGGGACGAGAAGCATTTCAAAAGAACATTTTTATTAGAAAATGGAGAAGTTGTCTATAAAAATAATTCACTAAAACACGATTACAAACAATCACAAGTTGGAACTCCGGATTATTCAGATCTGCCTTTGGATAAATATATTTCGGTTATCGAAATTGTAAATCCAATGCACAGAATGTGGAGCGACGGACGCTGGAATAAACTCACAATGGCGCACGGCTGTTATTGGGGAAAATGCACTTTCTGCGATATTTCGCTTGATTATATTAAAGTTTACGAACCCGTAGCGGCAAGTTTACTTTGCGACCGAATGGAAGAATTGATCGAGCAAACAGGTCAAAACGGATTTCATTTTGTTGATGAAGCCGCGCCGCCCGCTTTAATGCGTGCACTGGCTCTTGAAATTTTAAAAAGAAAACTAGCCGTAACCTGGTGGACAAACATTCGATTCGAAAAAAGCTTTTCTAAAGACTTATGTTTATTGCTAAAAGCTTCAGGTTGCATTGCGGTTTCGGGAGGTTTAGAAGTGGCTTCAGATCGATTATTGAAATTAATAGATAAAGGTGTAACCGTAGAACAAGTCGCCAAAGTAACCCGAAATTTTACCGAAGCCGGAATTATGGTTCACGCTTATTTAATGTACGGATATCCAACACAAACCATTCAGGAAACAGTTGACAGTCTTGAAATGGTTCGTCAATTGTTTGAAGCTGGAGTTTTACAGTCAGGATTTTGGCATCAATTTGCATTGACAGCTCATAGTCCAGTTGGATTATATCCGGAGCAATTTGGTGTTACCAAAAAAACAGAATTAATAGGAACTTTTGCCAATAATGATATTGAATACACAGATTCAACAGGAATCAATCATGATAAATTCAGCTTCGGATTAAAGAAATCGCTATTCAATTTCATGCACGGAATTTGTTTTGATTATGAACTGCAGGATTGGTTCGATTTCAAAATTCCGAAAACAAAAATCCATCCCGATTTTATTTTTAATGCGCTCGAAGAACAAAATGATTTCAGCACAAAACCAAATGCAAAAGTAGTCTGGCTTGGCGGAAAACCTTCGGTAGAAATCTTTACCAAATCAAAAAAAGGAAGAAGCTGGGAAATGATGTCGCTGACTTTTCACGATAAAAAAGAAAGTTTCACAATCCAAACCAGTAAGGAAGAAGGCGAATGGTTAATTGATATTTTGAGCAAAATTTCAATTTCAAACACTAAAAATTATACTTTTCAAGAAGTCAAAAATGATTTCGAAAATCAGGCTTCTTTAGAAGATTTTGAATTATTCTGGTATTCAAAACCCATCAATACTTTGCGAGAATTTGGGTTATTAGTTTTATAA